A region from the Lolium perenne isolate Kyuss_39 chromosome 4, Kyuss_2.0, whole genome shotgun sequence genome encodes:
- the LOC139829772 gene encoding transcription factor PCF6-like has product MEDDAAAGNVAAPGGRGPSAKRGRTGVTSGGTEVAPWGQPPQPGQRQLGAASRICRVKATGGKDRHSKVYTSKGIRDRRVRLSVPTAIQFYDLQDRLGCDQPSKAVEWLINAASAAIDDLPPLDPAAFAAMPDVQQPAGPRAGKQQQQQGSRSLCSSTSETSKGSDLSLSRSDGRDKEVTVASASPAQSAASFTELLTGAGAADPRQPSWQPVSAAASNCVGVAHPGKAGAQVVPTTYPGFRFGNAPPVGMVPAQPFNFNFATSAQMTHFSLDQDALAPAPAPATAGDYSLDFSMSSGFLGASSNNRRTLLSNSQSHFSSQQQLQDLGDGPSPPFLYDENAAAVAADSSHLTATAALQLWNGFRHSTMKEKTKN; this is encoded by the coding sequence ATGGAGGATGACGCAGCGGCTGGGAACGTGGCGGCGCCGGGCGGACGCGGACCGTCGGCCAAGCGCGGGCGCACCGGCGTGACGAGCGGCGGCACGGAGGTGGCGCCGTGGGGCCAGCCGCCGCAGCCGGGGCAGAGGCAGCTCGGTGCGGCGTCGCGGATCTGCCGCGTGAAGGCCACGGGCGGCAAGGACCGGCACAGCAAGGTGTACACCTCCAAGGGCATCCGGGACCGCCGCGTGCGCCTGTCGGTGCCCACCGCCATCCAGTTCTACGACCTGCAGGACCGCCTCGGCTGCGACCAGCCGAGCAAGGCCGTCGAGTGGCTCATcaacgccgcctccgccgccatcgacgacCTCCCGCCGCTCGACCCAGCCGCCTTCGCCGCCATGCCGGACGTCCAGCAGCCGGCCGGCCCCCGCGCcggcaagcagcagcagcagcagggcaGCAGGTCCTTGTGCAGCAGCACGTCGGAGACGAGCAAGGGGTCCGACCTCTCGCTCTCGCGCTCCGACGGCCGCGACAAGGAGGTCACCGTGGCCAGCGCGTCCCCGGCGCAGTCCGCCGCGTCCTTCACCGAGCTGCtcaccggcgccggcgccgcagACCCCAGGCAGCCCTCCTGGCAGCCCGTGTCCGCGGCCGCCTCGAACTGCGTCGGCGTCGCGCACCCAGGGAAAGCCGGCGCGCAGGTGGTGCCGACGACATATCCCGGCTTCAGATTCGGCAATGCGCCCCCGGTCGGCATGGTGCCGGCGCAGCCCTTCAACTTCAACTTCGCCACCTCCGCCCAGATGACCCACTTCTCGCTCGACCAGGACGCGCTGGCGCCCGCTCCGGCTCCCGCTACGGCGGGGGACTACAGCCTCGACTTCTCCATGTCGTCGGGTTTCTTGGGCGCCAGCAGCAACAACAGGAGGACCCTTCTGTCCAATTCGCAGTCGCATTTCTCAAGCCAGCAGCAGCTCCAGGACCTGGGCGACGGACCGAGCCCTCCGTTCCTCTACGATGAaaacgccgccgccgtcgccgcggaCAGCAGCCACCTCACGGCCACCGCGGCGCTGCAGCTGTGGAACGGATTCCGGCACTCCACCATGAAGGAGAAGACCAAGAACTGA